In the Brevundimonas mediterranea genome, GGCGACCTCAATGAGTTCATGGTGAGGGGTGGTGATGCCCGCCTGGCCAGCCAGTCGGAGCGCGATCTCTTCCCACGTCTCTATGCTGTATTCGTCGGTCTCCTTCGGAAATTTGGCGATGGAGAGGTGTCCGTGCTGGTCGATGACCGACGCTTTGGGCCGGGCCCCGCCCAGGGAAGAGCCGGGGGCGAAGATGAGTTGAAGGTCCTCGTCCGTTTCCTCGTCGCGGAGGACCCGTTCGGTGATCTGGAGCAGCCGCCCGAGTTCGATCAGGGCGGGGACGCCGGCGCGGATCGGGGCCTGGAACATATCTTCGCCCGCCCAACGAAATCTGAGGGCCCCCAGGCGGGTCTCGTCGGCGACGCCGAGCAGGTAATCGCTTTCCGCAAGGGTGCGAACGGCGCGGCCTTCGCGTTCGGCAAGGCGGCGTTCGGCCCGTTGCATAAGACGTCGCCCCCATGTGTCGGGCGCTGAGTCTCCGATGGAGCCGAAAGTCGCCAGTCCGGCAGGAGGGGCGAAGGCACCGCGGGTCAGGGCAAGGGCAGGCTCTAGCGAGAACCGGTCTGGATCGGCGAGCCACGCGCCATCATATTCGAAAAGGATGGTCTCCGTGCCTCGAACGCGATTGCTCCTCGCCAGGCCGATAGGGCGCGTGCGTCCATCCAGGTCGAGATGTACCTCAAAGTCAGTCATCGCGAGATGATCCGCCTGTTCGCTTGAGATGGACGCGCTTGGGCAGTTCCGCGCTGGCCAGCGCTTGTCCGACCGGGTCGTTGCCGATGTCGGCGATCTGGCCCAGACCGTCGAGCAGGCCGAGCGCCTGAAGGACGCCAGCATAGATGCCGATGCTGACATTGGTGTCGCCAGCCTCGATCTTCTGCAGGGTCGAACGGGACGTGAAGGCGCGCTCCGCGACGACGGCCATTGGCAGCCGCCGACGCCGACGGGCGTCGTGGATGTCCGCGCCGAGCTTTCGCATGACGCGCCGCACGGCGGCGGGAGGCGTATGTGGTGTAGGCATTTGACACCTTCGCACTACGGATTGGCCTAATATGTAGTACGAAGCTTACAATTTATCTACCCCTCGCAGAGAGCGCCTAGCGGGCTTGCTTAACTGCTTTCATGATGCTCAAGGCGACCGAGAGGCTCAGACCCATGTCCAGGCACAACTTGAAGAACTCTTCCGAAGCCTGATGGGCCTCCAGACCGTATTGACGCACGAGTTTGCGGGCGTGTTTGCCAAGCGGGATAGCGTCGCTGAGCGAGACCCACTCGGGATTGCCGGCTTGTTCCTCGAAATCGAGAATAAGCGCTTCCGGCAAGTCGGCGCCGAGCAATATGTAGCGAAGGTGCTTGATGAAATTCGGGTGCGTATAGATGTCTTCGCCCCGGCAGTTATTGCGTTCGAACCCGCCCTTTCTCGACGCTTTGATCCGGCCGGGATTGTATTCGACATCGTTCCAGTAGCGGACCCTCTGGGGCGGCACGCCGTCTCGCTCGCTGAGCGAAGCCAGGAGGGCGAGAATGGGTTCGGCATTCGCGTTGTAGGCGGCATGGGCTTCATCGTGATTGCGATGAGACAGGCGCAGGTCGATCTTGGAGACCAGCGCTTCTTCGGCCTCGGTTAGGGCTATGCGGTACTTATCCATGCGATCCTTTCATCTGTCTTCAGCAGGGGATGACCAAACAATGCCGCCAAGGCTGATGGCAGCGAAACCGGCGGTGCAGGCGCCCGCACGTCAGAATGTCACGAGATAGGCGGGGTAGAACAACTCAACGGGCCCAAGCACATGCCTGTCCTTGAGGACGCTGGCGCGCCCTGCGCGTACTTCAGGGCCGCACGGCTTTTTCACCAGGAATGTTGCGGGAGCGGTGCAAGGTCAGCGGCAAGGAGCAATCGATTCAAGGTTGTGACCACGCGACGCCGCTTGTCTTCCAAAGCCTGTTGAACCGCGAAGTTCGGGATCATCAGCCAGTCATTGTGCTGGCTTACATCGCCGTTTCGCTCGGCTCTCAGCAAGGTGGTCCTGAAGTCGTTCAGCTCACCGGCGAGAGCCTCAGCTCCAAGACGAAGATCGTCATCGTTGAGCGTGCGAACCCCACCAATAGCCCGTTGCACCCGTCTCCCCTCCCTGTCGAGAAGATCACCGGTCGCGAGAAGGCGCTGAGTGTCGATTAGGGCCTGTTTGAAATTGTCGGCATGCTCGCAGCTCAACGGGTCGCGAAACGCAGGACGATCAAAAGCGACCGCGAAAAGCCCGAGCAGTTTCTGATCGCGCTCGGGCGCCGTGAGCCCCTGGGCGACGGTCCGATAATATTCATCCTGCAGCCGTGCATCGCGATTCAGGACCGCGTCATAGTCGCCCCAGGACCAGGTCAGGACACCGAACTTTCCAACCTTCTTGCGGGCAGCCGCCATGGCGGCCGCCTTGTTCTGGATTGCCCGGTCCGGCTTGGCCGTCGTCGCGAGAATAAACAGGTCCAGTTTCGCCGGATGGCTCTCGGCGCGCCGGACAGCGTCCGTCAACGCCTTGACCGTGATGGCCCCGCCAGCCAGAAGCACATTGTCCGCGTCGCGCTCATCGCGCTGTTTGCACTGGATGCCGATTGTGCGGCCATCTTCCGCCTGAACGAGCACGTCGAGTCCGTTCTGGCTCTGGCCCTGCCGCCCGACCTTCTGCGGCGTCGGGTCGCCGAACACGACACGGGCCGCGCCTACGGTCAGGTCTTCGAACTGCTGCCAATAGGCGGGCGGAGCGTGCCCCTGTGTAAGATCAGGCATGGGGCGTCCTTATCAGCGCAAGCGGGCGATGTTTGCGACGTAGCCGCCCAGAGAGGTTGGCTGCGTGACCTTGCCCCAGTACCGGGCGCTCGCGCTTGACACCTTTCGGAGGATCAGGAGGTCGAGATCAGAATCGAGGCCGGCGACCACCGCCTTGCCGACCACGTCGATGTCATCATCGGCTTCGAACAGAATGAACGAGGTCGTCTCGTCCCAGTAGCCCGAGTCGAAGACCTGGACGGCCGCATAGATCGACTGGCGGCGAAGAGACTCGACGCCTTTCGCTGCAGAACGTTCAGTCGCGACCATGAAGCTCAGCCAATAGTTTGCAGTGGCCATGTGCGGCACCCCCATCCCGTCGAAAACTCGACCATCGGAGATATGGATACGGCAAAGCTAGGCCGCAATCGCGGGTGGCCGTATCGCGCGACTACCGCGCAACGGTCGCGCACAGGAGGATCAATCCCTTTGTGCGGTTCGCCCTATGTTCTCGCCGTGCTAGGGCTGACGCGTCAACCCGGAGCCGGCCGTGAAACGCCTTTTCGATCATTACGAGCAGATGACCCACAACGCGGTCAAGCCGGTCGCCGACCGATTCGGCCTGTCCATTTTTCCGAAAGTTCGGGTCGCGGACGTGATTGATCCCGACGAGGTCGGGGCAACCGGCGACCTCAAGACCTACGCGCTAAAAGCGCACTTCGATTTTGTGATCTGTCGCAATGACTGTGACCCGGTCTACGCGATCGAGTTCGACGGAGCGTCGCACCGAAGTGTCCGCCAGCGGGAGCGAGACGCCAAGAAGGACGAGCTCTGCAAGCGAGATAACCTGCCGATCCTTCGGATTCACAGCGAGCATCTAACTACTGGCTACAGCCATCTCACTTTGCTTGGCTGGCTGGTCGAAGTGGCCGAGATGAAGGTGGCGTTCGACGCGGAGCAAGAAGCAGGGCGGATTTCTTGGGAAGAGGATTTCGACCCGTTTTTCCTTATGAGCATTGAGCCGGGCGAGCCGAAGTTTCCTTACTGGATCTCCGGGTTGCCGCGGGTGCGCATCGAGCGGCTGCACAAGCGCGGCCTGATCCACCATCCGTGCGGATCCGGCTTCTTTGGTCTGACGGACGACAAGCTTTATCGAGGCGCAGAACTGATCGCCGTCACCCCGACGGTCGGAATCCTGCTCAAGGGCGCGATGCGCGATCAGAACTTCCCGGCGCCCTTTGGCGACCTCCTGAGTGAAATTCTGTCCGTCAAGTTGGCCGACCGTGTCCAGCACTGGGTTCAGAGCGGCGAGGGCGGCAAACCGATGGAGGCTGTTTATGCGGAAGCCCGCGACCTGATGGGGGGCCTCCAGCTCCGAGGGAGTCATTCCTGCGGCGACGTCACAGATCGGTGGCACCTGTGACATTGTTTTCCGGAAAGGGCGAGCATGCAGTTCCGTCATGAGGCCCGTCAGGCACTTGCGCGGGCGAAGGCGCTGCTGGCCCAAGGTGACGACCAGGCGCTACGCTATGCCGCCTTGGAACTGCGCCTGACGCTCGAGGCGATCGCTTACGACCGGCTGCACGACTACAGGCGAGATGTCCCGCCCAGCGTCTATGAGACGTGGCAGCCACCTAAGGTTCTGAGGCTGCTTCTTGAAATCGACCCTCGGGCCGATACTCCACAGACCGTCAAGATCGCCCGCAACCTGGCTCCCGGAGTGGATGACGCGCGCGCCGCTGTCTTCTTCGAGCAGCCCATCCGCCAAGCGACGTTGAAGGACAATTACGGCGCCATTGGGAGCTACCTGCACTTCCCGACCCTGAAGCAGCTAAATGAAAAGGGCGGCCCCGATTTCGAAAAGTTGCGGCGGCGATGCGAAGCCTTGGTTGAGGAACTCGATCCTGTCGTCACGCCAGCGAAGACCTCCTTCATTATGGGGACCTTCTCTCACTGCCCGTGCTTCAGATGTGGCGAGGACATGCGCAAACGCTTGCCGCGCGACGAAGCAGGTCAGTTTCCTGCAAAATGCGTAGCCTGCGGCGCTGACCATCTCGTCTTCTTCGAGGAGGACGGGGAGGGAAAATGGACAACGAAAGCCTTTCCAGCGCCATGCGCACACGAGAATTGCGACGGTATCCATCGGATTTTTCCCGACGAGATCCGCCAGGGTTTCCAATGG is a window encoding:
- a CDS encoding helix-turn-helix domain-containing protein encodes the protein MPTPHTPPAAVRRVMRKLGADIHDARRRRRLPMAVVAERAFTSRSTLQKIEAGDTNVSIGIYAGVLQALGLLDGLGQIADIGNDPVGQALASAELPKRVHLKRTGGSSRDD
- a CDS encoding DUF2726 domain-containing protein, with amino-acid sequence MKRLFDHYEQMTHNAVKPVADRFGLSIFPKVRVADVIDPDEVGATGDLKTYALKAHFDFVICRNDCDPVYAIEFDGASHRSVRQRERDAKKDELCKRDNLPILRIHSEHLTTGYSHLTLLGWLVEVAEMKVAFDAEQEAGRISWEEDFDPFFLMSIEPGEPKFPYWISGLPRVRIERLHKRGLIHHPCGSGFFGLTDDKLYRGAELIAVTPTVGILLKGAMRDQNFPAPFGDLLSEILSVKLADRVQHWVQSGEGGKPMEAVYAEARDLMGGLQLRGSHSCGDVTDRWHL